The proteins below are encoded in one region of Bacteroidota bacterium:
- a CDS encoding PAS domain S-box protein → MRQDESTMMRWAFEHSSNGKIITDLSGIIRTVNDAFVNMFGYSREEVIGQRTNFLKSRYSTPEFYQEMWRALSERGEWKGEIINRTKGGTEKTCFLTITSIISPAGERLGYLGVEIDLTERKRLEEQIIQGEKLASVGESIATLMHEIRNPLNGIAMNAYMLNESAVRDPHWSDEERESIALVHREVKRLGSLVTNVMSYARRIELHHERVIIADLFDELQELLIYHAEELGVSLTFEEVPRTLLGYFDPDLMKQVLLNLVQNAIDAAANSEPKVVNVSARFDEGPDWQSISVSGRVLLFIVENSGTAIGDDVLENLFKPFFTTKEQGLGLGLATSAKIVRQHHGVIRHAHSTREPYTTVFTVALPS, encoded by the coding sequence ATGCGCCAAGACGAATCGACCATGATGCGGTGGGCGTTCGAGCATTCTTCGAACGGAAAAATCATCACCGATCTCTCTGGGATCATCCGGACCGTGAACGACGCGTTCGTGAACATGTTCGGCTATAGCCGCGAGGAGGTGATCGGCCAACGCACAAATTTTTTGAAGAGCCGCTATTCGACGCCCGAATTCTACCAGGAAATGTGGCGTGCGCTCAGCGAGCGCGGCGAATGGAAGGGAGAGATCATCAACCGGACCAAAGGCGGGACCGAAAAGACCTGCTTCCTGACGATCACCTCGATCATCAGCCCGGCCGGTGAACGACTCGGATACCTGGGGGTCGAGATCGACCTGACCGAACGCAAGCGGCTCGAGGAACAGATCATCCAGGGCGAGAAGCTTGCCAGCGTCGGCGAATCGATCGCGACGCTCATGCATGAGATCCGCAATCCACTCAATGGCATTGCGATGAATGCATACATGCTTAACGAATCGGCTGTGCGCGACCCGCACTGGTCGGACGAAGAGCGCGAGTCGATCGCGCTCGTGCATCGCGAAGTAAAGCGACTCGGCAGTCTGGTGACGAACGTGATGTCGTATGCGCGACGCATCGAGCTGCACCACGAGCGCGTCATCATCGCCGATCTGTTCGACGAATTGCAGGAGTTATTGATCTATCATGCGGAGGAGCTCGGCGTTTCGCTCACGTTCGAGGAAGTGCCCCGCACATTGCTCGGGTACTTCGACCCCGATCTGATGAAACAAGTGCTGCTCAATCTCGTGCAAAACGCGATCGATGCTGCGGCAAACTCCGAACCGAAGGTCGTCAATGTCTCGGCCCGCTTCGACGAAGGGCCCGATTGGCAATCGATCAGCGTTTCGGGCCGCGTGCTCTTGTTCATTGTCGAGAACAGCGGCACCGCCATCGGCGACGATGTACTCGAGAATCTGTTCAAGCCCTTCTTCACGACCAAAGAACAAGGGCTTGGGCTCGGACTCGCAACGAGCGCGAAGATCGTGCGACAACATCATGGTGTCATCCGCCATGCTCATTCGACACGCGAGCCGTATACGACTGTGTTCACCGTGGCGCTGCCATCGTAA
- a CDS encoding sigma-54-dependent Fis family transcriptional regulator, with protein sequence MQENTKRILVVDDDATTRRTLERFLTQEGYAVVTASNANEAVLAVHVDSPDIILSDIYMPGKTGLELQLTLQELNLNVPTIFMTGHDDMPTTVKAMQQGAYDYLSKPIDLDRLKKLLERLVANQELSEKLNLMVDTESKEYRLEDVIVGHDRRMVEIYKTIGSVTRSRVTVLVEGESGTGKELIAKAIHYNSPWASEPFIAVNCTALVETLLESELFGHMKGSFTGATADKRGKFELARNGTIFLDEISEIAPTLQVKLLRVLQEREFERVGGEKTMPMNARIIAATNRNMEAEVAAGRFREDLYYRLNVVSIKVPPLRERKDDIPILVRRLLQQINEELHTKVFKISDEAMSRIIQHDWPGNVRELQNILTRAVVLSKSDVIDETAFPVPHAKEATSAVYQWNRTLAEVEQEHIQQVLKAVNGNRTEAAKVLGISKPTLYSRLPGLHKSTTEKTAEES encoded by the coding sequence ATGCAAGAGAATACAAAGCGCATCCTTGTCGTCGACGACGACGCGACAACGCGCCGCACCCTCGAACGCTTCCTGACGCAGGAAGGCTATGCGGTCGTGACTGCCTCCAACGCCAACGAAGCAGTGCTGGCCGTCCATGTCGATTCGCCGGATATCATCCTCAGCGATATCTATATGCCCGGCAAGACCGGGCTGGAACTGCAACTCACGCTGCAAGAGCTGAACCTCAACGTCCCGACGATCTTCATGACCGGGCATGACGACATGCCGACGACGGTCAAAGCGATGCAGCAGGGCGCCTACGATTATCTTTCGAAGCCCATCGATCTCGATCGGCTTAAGAAACTGCTCGAACGACTCGTCGCCAACCAGGAGCTCAGCGAGAAGCTGAACCTGATGGTCGATACCGAATCGAAAGAGTATCGGCTCGAAGACGTGATCGTCGGCCACGACCGCCGAATGGTCGAGATCTATAAGACGATTGGCTCGGTTACGCGATCGCGTGTCACGGTGCTTGTCGAGGGCGAGTCGGGTACCGGAAAAGAGCTGATCGCAAAAGCGATCCATTACAACTCGCCCTGGGCGAGCGAGCCGTTCATCGCCGTCAACTGTACGGCGCTTGTCGAGACGCTGCTCGAATCCGAGCTCTTCGGACACATGAAGGGATCATTCACCGGCGCGACGGCCGACAAGCGCGGCAAATTCGAGCTTGCGCGCAACGGCACTATTTTCCTCGACGAAATATCCGAGATCGCACCGACGCTGCAAGTAAAACTGCTGCGCGTATTACAGGAGCGCGAGTTCGAACGCGTCGGCGGCGAAAAGACCATGCCGATGAATGCGCGTATCATCGCGGCGACGAACAGAAATATGGAAGCCGAAGTAGCGGCCGGCCGATTCCGTGAGGACTTGTACTACCGACTCAACGTCGTGTCGATCAAAGTACCGCCGCTGCGCGAACGCAAAGACGACATTCCGATCCTGGTGCGGCGGCTGCTGCAGCAGATCAACGAAGAACTGCATACGAAGGTATTCAAGATTTCGGACGAGGCGATGAGCCGGATCATCCAGCACGACTGGCCCGGCAACGTGCGCGAACTGCAGAATATCCTGACACGCGCCGTCGTGCTCTCGAAGTCGGATGTCATCGACGAAACGGCGTTCCCTGTTCCGCATGCCAAAGAAGCGACGTCGGCGGTGTATCAGTGGAACCGCACGCTGGCCGAAGTCGAGCAGGAGCATATTCAGCAAGTGCTCAAAGCGGTGAACGGGAATCGGACCGAAGCAGCCAAAGTACTCGGGATCTCGAAACCGACACTCTATTCGCGGCTGCCGGGCTTGCACAAGAGCACCACCGAAAAGACTGCCGAAGAG
- a CDS encoding c-type cytochrome: protein MKTVFTSAMVVLAASLFIGATNVHNAATGSDGKSIFLENKCNTCHSIDALGIKRTSEPKPGEVIPSDLSGAGLTHDASWLDKWLMKEVELKGQKHLKKFKGSDGDRDILCKWLASLKTKPKK, encoded by the coding sequence ATGAAAACCGTATTTACATCCGCGATGGTCGTCTTGGCTGCCAGCTTGTTCATTGGCGCAACGAACGTCCATAACGCCGCTACCGGCTCAGACGGTAAGAGCATCTTTTTAGAGAACAAGTGCAACACATGTCACTCGATCGATGCATTGGGCATTAAGCGCACCTCCGAGCCGAAGCCGGGCGAAGTCATTCCGAGCGATCTCTCCGGTGCGGGTCTAACGCACGACGCAAGTTGGCTTGACAAGTGGCTCATGAAAGAAGTCGAGCTCAAGGGGCAGAAGCACCTCAAGAAGTTCAAAGGCAGCGATGGCGACCGCGATATTCTTTGTAAGTGGCTCGCTTCGCTGAAGACGAAGCCGAAGAAGTAA